Proteins from a single region of Thermodesulfobacteriota bacterium:
- a CDS encoding surface-adhesin E family protein: protein MVKKFFIFCTLLITFFILASGVRAENWVNVATAKDDSVKAYVDEDSITVEGNKRKFWMYHDFKGAQSADGKPIEKAYGHSVVNCEAKTIGYMETIIEWADGSKKKSREKLQEEPVKPGSIDAAILNYVCQYKKQG from the coding sequence ATGGTGAAAAAGTTTTTTATATTTTGCACATTGCTTATAACATTTTTTATCTTGGCTTCCGGTGTCAGGGCAGAAAACTGGGTTAATGTAGCAACGGCAAAGGATGACAGTGTAAAAGCCTACGTGGATGAAGACAGCATTACCGTGGAAGGGAATAAAAGGAAATTTTGGATGTATCACGATTTTAAGGGTGCACAGTCGGCGGACGGAAAACCCATAGAAAAAGCCTACGGCCATAGCGTCGTTAACTGCGAAGCCAAGACAATCGGTTATATGGAGACAATTATCGAATGGGCTGACGGTAGCAAGAAAAAGAGCAGGGAAAAACTCCAAGAAGAGCCGGTAAAACCGGGAAGCATTGATGCCGCTATCTTGAATTACG